A stretch of Monomorium pharaonis isolate MP-MQ-018 chromosome 7, ASM1337386v2, whole genome shotgun sequence DNA encodes these proteins:
- the LOC118646471 gene encoding uncharacterized protein LOC118646471 isoform X1, protein MLIQIVFCHRPLNMDPRMKKRYKLMLDPQYREDWTCLKTHQSWMKMKTEMNVAKNLYKNTEHSIQDFSDISDDNALLETISVVNTFDDTYSTHHTDEENCFTEDTYSDGSFTDEGNIEYDTDEDSVMHDANKVHDLEHEELPDNENNDDNSIMFETFALTISDVMLMITAICVRFNLSYEIRKAIVDLIKCLAGPQFKTWSMSKYTLKKKYDPPKNVLSYTFFCNLCKALLLGPISKLDFKNQFVSCKECQQKHKLTMQSQYKFVYIDLQFQLKKLLSNSFIQQSVIEYIHHCAEKRDADGNVTLNDILDSVLYKSLSSKYSGGSDYLLTYNFNTDGMPIFNSSKKNSWPLLLILNEMPPSLRFKHVLLCALWIGDKELTSTMMNMFLKQFVEQAMQLFEKGITIQNKQSLITFKLLPMCCVVDSVARPIVQNRLQYNGYYGCSWCYARGKYLHGTVRYLFNESSNLRTHETHMIDVREATEFNKCVRGVKGNAILLQLPQFNAVWGFSYEFMHGTLLGVYKQIGDSFTCKDSPIYLTAIQRKEVNTRLTNITPIKKIQRLPRPLTDRCKWKASKWLSWGLFYCLPCLSGIIRDNLLEHLALLVGTLFLLLQNNLSENDLRKCEIDLLRFVAEFQILYGEKCVTFNIHSLLHIVQSIKMVGPLWANSAFVFESTNYNLKQKVSGPKSVDNQICTRYLQKNLFKWQANSIYENFEICGQYYKYLFANRMHSASVKIVDETVLLGNGQPIDNGFMYQRCIYKSELYYTTSYRPEKKPMILLYN, encoded by the exons ATGTTGATACAAATCGTATTTTGCCACAGACCTCTGAATATGGATCCAAGAATGAAGAAAAGATACAAGCTTATGTTGGATCCACAATATCGAGAAGATTGGACTTGCTTAAAAACTCATCAATCTTGGATGAAAATGAAAACAGAAATGaatgttgcaaaaaatctCT ataaaaataccGAACATTCAATACAGGATTTCTCCGACATTAGTGACGATAACGCATTATTGGAAACAATTTCCGTTGTGAATACATTTGATGACACGTACAGTACGCATCATACAGACGAAGAAAATTGTTTCACCGAAGATACTTATAGTGACGGCAGTTTTACAGATGAAGGGAATATCGAATATGATACGGATGAAGATAGTGTCATGCATGATGCAAATAAAGTACATGACTTGGAACACGAAGAGCTCCCAGATAACGAAAATAATGATGATAACTCAATTATGTTCGAAACATTTGCACTAACAATTTCGGATGTTATGTTAATGATTACGGCAATTTGTGTCCGGTTTAATTTATCATATGAAATAAGAAAAGCAATcgttgatttaataaaatgtttagcTGGACCGCAATTTAAAACTTGGTCTATGagtaaatatacattaaagaagaaatacGATCCaccaaaaaatgtattgagttatacctttttttgtaacttatGTAAAGCACTTTTGTTAGGACCAATatcaaaattagattttaaaaatcaatttgtaTCTTGCAAAGAATGCCAGCAAAAACATAAATTGACAATGCAAtctcaatataaatttgtgtatattgatttacaatttcaattaaaaaaactattaagtAACTCTTTCATTCAACAGTCTGTAATTGAATATATACACCATTGCGCTGAGAAGAGAGATGCAGATGGTAACGTGacattaaatgatatattGGATAGTGTGCTGTATAAAAGTTTGTCTTCAAAATATTCAGGCGGATCGGATTATCTTcttacatacaattttaacaCAGATGGTATGcctatttttaatagttcaaaaaaaaatagttggcCGCttctgttaattttaaatgaaatgcCACCATCTTTACGATTCAAACATGTATTGTTATGTGCTTTATGGATAGGGGATAAAGAGTTAACTTCAACTATGATGAATATGTTTCTAAAACAGTTCGTTGAACAAGCTATGCAATTGTTTGAAAAAGGTATTACAATCCAAAATAAGCAAAgtcttattacatttaaattattgccaATGTGCTGTGTTGTCGATTCTGTAGCACGACCTATTGTTCAAAATAGATTACAGTACAATGGCTATTATGGTTGTTCATGGTGTTATGCTCGCGGAAAATATTTGCACGGAACTGTCCgctatttatttaacgaaTCTAGTAATCTTCGGACTCACGAAACACACATGATTGATGTTCGGGAAGCtacagaatttaataaatgtgtcAGAGGTGTGAAAGGTAATGccattttattgcaattaccACAATTCAATGCAGTATGGGGATTTTCCTATGAATTTATGCATGGAACTTTATTAGGAGTGTATAAACAAATTGGAGACAGTTTTACTTGTAAAGACTCTCCAATATATTTAACTGCAATTCAACGGAAAGAAGTTAACACTCGATTAACAAACATAActccgataaaaaaaatacaacgaTTACCGAGACCTTTGACTGATAGATGCAAATGGAAAGCTTCCAAATGGCTTTCATGGGGATTATTTTACTGTCTTCCTTGTTTAAGTGGTATAATACGAGATAATCTTCTAGAACATCTAGCGCTACTAGTAggtactttatttttactgcTACAGAACAATCTTAGTGAAAATGATCTGCGGAAATGCGAAATAGATTTACTACGCTTCGTTGCAGAATTTCAGATTTTATACGGAGAAAAATgtgtaacatttaatattcacAGTCTATTGCATATTGTGCAGTCAATTAAAATGGTTGGGCCATTATGGGCGAATTCTGCTTTCGTATTTGAAAGTACTAATTACAATCTTAAACAAAAAGTGAGTGGACCAAAGAGCGTTGACAATCAAATTTGCACAAGATATCTGCAAAAGAATTTATTCAAGTGGCAAGCAAAtagtatttatgaaaattttgaaatttgcggacaatattacaaatatttatttgcgaaTCGTATGCATTCTGCTTCAGTTAAAATTGTTGACGAAACAGTTTTGCTCGGTAATGGTCAACCAATTGATAATGGCTTTATGTATCAACGATGCATTTATAAAAGTGAATTGTATTACACTACTAGTTATAGACCAGAAAAAAAACCAATGATTCTattgtacaattaa
- the LOC118646471 gene encoding uncharacterized protein LOC118646471 isoform X2, giving the protein MDPRMKKRYKLMLDPQYREDWTCLKTHQSWMKMKTEMNVAKNLYKNTEHSIQDFSDISDDNALLETISVVNTFDDTYSTHHTDEENCFTEDTYSDGSFTDEGNIEYDTDEDSVMHDANKVHDLEHEELPDNENNDDNSIMFETFALTISDVMLMITAICVRFNLSYEIRKAIVDLIKCLAGPQFKTWSMSKYTLKKKYDPPKNVLSYTFFCNLCKALLLGPISKLDFKNQFVSCKECQQKHKLTMQSQYKFVYIDLQFQLKKLLSNSFIQQSVIEYIHHCAEKRDADGNVTLNDILDSVLYKSLSSKYSGGSDYLLTYNFNTDGMPIFNSSKKNSWPLLLILNEMPPSLRFKHVLLCALWIGDKELTSTMMNMFLKQFVEQAMQLFEKGITIQNKQSLITFKLLPMCCVVDSVARPIVQNRLQYNGYYGCSWCYARGKYLHGTVRYLFNESSNLRTHETHMIDVREATEFNKCVRGVKGNAILLQLPQFNAVWGFSYEFMHGTLLGVYKQIGDSFTCKDSPIYLTAIQRKEVNTRLTNITPIKKIQRLPRPLTDRCKWKASKWLSWGLFYCLPCLSGIIRDNLLEHLALLVGTLFLLLQNNLSENDLRKCEIDLLRFVAEFQILYGEKCVTFNIHSLLHIVQSIKMVGPLWANSAFVFESTNYNLKQKVSGPKSVDNQICTRYLQKNLFKWQANSIYENFEICGQYYKYLFANRMHSASVKIVDETVLLGNGQPIDNGFMYQRCIYKSELYYTTSYRPEKKPMILLYN; this is encoded by the exons ATGGATCCAAGAATGAAGAAAAGATACAAGCTTATGTTGGATCCACAATATCGAGAAGATTGGACTTGCTTAAAAACTCATCAATCTTGGATGAAAATGAAAACAGAAATGaatgttgcaaaaaatctCT ataaaaataccGAACATTCAATACAGGATTTCTCCGACATTAGTGACGATAACGCATTATTGGAAACAATTTCCGTTGTGAATACATTTGATGACACGTACAGTACGCATCATACAGACGAAGAAAATTGTTTCACCGAAGATACTTATAGTGACGGCAGTTTTACAGATGAAGGGAATATCGAATATGATACGGATGAAGATAGTGTCATGCATGATGCAAATAAAGTACATGACTTGGAACACGAAGAGCTCCCAGATAACGAAAATAATGATGATAACTCAATTATGTTCGAAACATTTGCACTAACAATTTCGGATGTTATGTTAATGATTACGGCAATTTGTGTCCGGTTTAATTTATCATATGAAATAAGAAAAGCAATcgttgatttaataaaatgtttagcTGGACCGCAATTTAAAACTTGGTCTATGagtaaatatacattaaagaagaaatacGATCCaccaaaaaatgtattgagttatacctttttttgtaacttatGTAAAGCACTTTTGTTAGGACCAATatcaaaattagattttaaaaatcaatttgtaTCTTGCAAAGAATGCCAGCAAAAACATAAATTGACAATGCAAtctcaatataaatttgtgtatattgatttacaatttcaattaaaaaaactattaagtAACTCTTTCATTCAACAGTCTGTAATTGAATATATACACCATTGCGCTGAGAAGAGAGATGCAGATGGTAACGTGacattaaatgatatattGGATAGTGTGCTGTATAAAAGTTTGTCTTCAAAATATTCAGGCGGATCGGATTATCTTcttacatacaattttaacaCAGATGGTATGcctatttttaatagttcaaaaaaaaatagttggcCGCttctgttaattttaaatgaaatgcCACCATCTTTACGATTCAAACATGTATTGTTATGTGCTTTATGGATAGGGGATAAAGAGTTAACTTCAACTATGATGAATATGTTTCTAAAACAGTTCGTTGAACAAGCTATGCAATTGTTTGAAAAAGGTATTACAATCCAAAATAAGCAAAgtcttattacatttaaattattgccaATGTGCTGTGTTGTCGATTCTGTAGCACGACCTATTGTTCAAAATAGATTACAGTACAATGGCTATTATGGTTGTTCATGGTGTTATGCTCGCGGAAAATATTTGCACGGAACTGTCCgctatttatttaacgaaTCTAGTAATCTTCGGACTCACGAAACACACATGATTGATGTTCGGGAAGCtacagaatttaataaatgtgtcAGAGGTGTGAAAGGTAATGccattttattgcaattaccACAATTCAATGCAGTATGGGGATTTTCCTATGAATTTATGCATGGAACTTTATTAGGAGTGTATAAACAAATTGGAGACAGTTTTACTTGTAAAGACTCTCCAATATATTTAACTGCAATTCAACGGAAAGAAGTTAACACTCGATTAACAAACATAActccgataaaaaaaatacaacgaTTACCGAGACCTTTGACTGATAGATGCAAATGGAAAGCTTCCAAATGGCTTTCATGGGGATTATTTTACTGTCTTCCTTGTTTAAGTGGTATAATACGAGATAATCTTCTAGAACATCTAGCGCTACTAGTAggtactttatttttactgcTACAGAACAATCTTAGTGAAAATGATCTGCGGAAATGCGAAATAGATTTACTACGCTTCGTTGCAGAATTTCAGATTTTATACGGAGAAAAATgtgtaacatttaatattcacAGTCTATTGCATATTGTGCAGTCAATTAAAATGGTTGGGCCATTATGGGCGAATTCTGCTTTCGTATTTGAAAGTACTAATTACAATCTTAAACAAAAAGTGAGTGGACCAAAGAGCGTTGACAATCAAATTTGCACAAGATATCTGCAAAAGAATTTATTCAAGTGGCAAGCAAAtagtatttatgaaaattttgaaatttgcggacaatattacaaatatttatttgcgaaTCGTATGCATTCTGCTTCAGTTAAAATTGTTGACGAAACAGTTTTGCTCGGTAATGGTCAACCAATTGATAATGGCTTTATGTATCAACGATGCATTTATAAAAGTGAATTGTATTACACTACTAGTTATAGACCAGAAAAAAAACCAATGATTCTattgtacaattaa